A genomic segment from Leptolyngbya boryana PCC 6306 encodes:
- a CDS encoding MFS transporter encodes MGEDAKSGLVPNPQPSRFQAWQQVIGLAILLAAVMFTWMIYGVFQPRILSSLGFTALASQLGIYQGLLGAIVEPVVGWKSDQIFRRLNTRFPMVTFGVTLAGLICVSVSVLWQEKAVMLAIRNFVPILTTVWVIAMIIFRGPAIALLRQFTPADFPLANAILTLVFALMGAMSPLVGRLITQWGASATFLLGALSLVVGGLLFKWSQPPLQLAEVTNDPPIPLKKAIAIFWVGLAAGIQSTLLFGYSPQLLHQQIQWLEPAYLTSAILVISAVSALPLEQFALTWGVHRSMLMSFSVIALLLGVLNAPANWLFLVLFGLAFGLLFISQIPYALGAVPSNQAGFGTGLYFGGIGGGSAIVSWALGSQPVSSSIILWGFLATVIGGIGLIGTRRDRNLL; translated from the coding sequence ATGGGCGAAGATGCGAAGTCTGGTTTGGTTCCTAACCCACAACCAAGTCGGTTTCAAGCGTGGCAGCAAGTGATTGGGCTAGCAATTTTGCTCGCAGCAGTCATGTTTACTTGGATGATTTATGGAGTGTTTCAACCCAGGATTTTAAGCAGCTTAGGGTTTACAGCCTTGGCGAGTCAGTTGGGGATTTATCAAGGTTTATTGGGCGCGATCGTTGAACCTGTGGTGGGATGGAAATCGGATCAGATTTTTCGGCGGTTGAATACGCGATTTCCGATGGTGACGTTTGGGGTGACGTTGGCGGGATTGATCTGTGTTTCGGTTTCGGTTTTGTGGCAAGAGAAGGCAGTAATGCTGGCGATTCGGAATTTTGTGCCGATTCTGACGACGGTTTGGGTGATCGCAATGATTATTTTTCGCGGACCTGCGATCGCGCTGTTGCGGCAGTTTACTCCGGCTGACTTTCCCTTAGCAAATGCAATTTTGACGCTGGTGTTTGCTTTGATGGGGGCGATGTCTCCGTTGGTAGGTCGTTTGATTACTCAATGGGGGGCTTCGGCAACTTTTCTACTGGGAGCGCTATCGCTGGTGGTGGGGGGACTACTGTTCAAATGGTCGCAGCCGCCACTCCAACTTGCAGAAGTCACGAATGATCCGCCGATCCCGCTGAAGAAGGCGATCGCGATTTTTTGGGTTGGATTGGCAGCGGGAATTCAAAGCACGTTGTTATTTGGTTATTCGCCGCAACTGCTGCATCAGCAAATTCAATGGCTGGAGCCAGCTTATCTAACTTCGGCGATTTTGGTCATTTCTGCGGTGAGTGCTTTGCCGTTAGAACAGTTTGCATTGACTTGGGGGGTGCATCGATCGATGTTGATGAGTTTTTCGGTGATCGCGTTATTGTTAGGCGTGTTGAATGCGCCTGCTAATTGGCTGTTTCTGGTGCTTTTTGGCTTGGCATTTGGATTGTTGTTTATTAGTCAAATTCCTTATGCTTTGGGAGCGGTTCCGAGTAATCAAGCGGGGTTTGGAACGGGACTTTATTTTGGGGGAATTGGGGGTGGATCGGCGATCGTGAGTTGGGCGTTGGGAAGTCAACCTGTGTCAAGTAGCATCATACTCTGGGGATTTTTGGCGACGGTGATCGGAGGGATTGGGCTAATCGGTACGAGACGCGATCGCAACTTGCTCTAA
- a CDS encoding CHASE2 domain-containing protein — MRQKIQAFFRRNRSVLIIAPSVAATVTAGQMLGVFNLLEWQVRDQFFRQRSTGEMAKSIVVVTIDEEDIQSVKKWPIPDWSLAQLIEKIRAQKPRAIGLDLYRDLPEGEGHKQLVNVFESTPNLIGVEKITGDRVAPPPALKKKDQVAIADLVLDGDRQVRRALLTSEDSKDQTVKPGLATRVALKYLEAEGTTLDSSDKNPLQYKLGQTVYLPLKDQEAGYSDADVGGYQILLNWHGSEKAFHTVSMRDVLAGRVPADLMRDRMVFIGSIAASTNDFFGTPFSSSWFSAQDPTPGVVVHANIAYQLVNSVKQNNMLHGLTIKKFIAWIFACSLFGTIGSWTLASLPSRQRLPGGKILWATVGTSGAIVSGAYFIFLGGMLIPVTPALASFIASVVATVNSHKHQKLEEANRELESANNQLIDYSKTLETKVEERTRELLEAKQAADSANQAKSEFLANMSHELRTPLNGILGYAQILERSVAPKEQEGIKIIHQCGSHLLTLINDILDLSKIEARKLELDSSSIHLASFLNGVAEICRIRAEQKGIGFQVEIDDCLPIGIVADEKRLRQILINLLGNAIKFTDQGQVTFRALSAQESRIRFEIEDTGVGMSTEQVDKIFLPFEQVGAVERKSEGTGLGLAISQRIANLMGSGIQVQSRLGEGSIFSLEVEFAIASEWNQSTQNLAQTQTVIGIQGQPPVILVVDDDRTQCSMVATLLQEIGFEVKVAYTGSDGWLAIDEDHPDLVITDLAMPLLDGMGLIEQLRSTAETSAIPIIVSSANVFGSNRQRSLDAGANAFLPKPFEVGELLNTLQALLNLTWIYQTQPTESPAQAAPAQGKLVLPAQNVLDDIYHLAMMGDITAIEGILSTLIEEDPCYTTFVAELKKLTATFQAGKIRQFIKSYTKAAH, encoded by the coding sequence ATGCGGCAAAAAATCCAAGCTTTTTTTCGGCGAAATCGTAGCGTCTTGATCATTGCACCTAGCGTTGCTGCAACTGTTACTGCGGGACAAATGCTAGGTGTATTTAATTTGCTTGAGTGGCAAGTGCGCGATCAGTTCTTTCGGCAGCGATCGACCGGAGAAATGGCAAAGTCGATTGTGGTGGTCACAATCGATGAGGAAGATATTCAAAGTGTAAAAAAATGGCCGATTCCAGACTGGTCACTAGCACAGTTAATTGAAAAGATTCGGGCACAAAAGCCAAGAGCAATCGGGCTAGATCTTTATCGCGATTTGCCAGAAGGTGAAGGTCACAAGCAGCTGGTCAATGTATTTGAATCCACACCCAATTTGATTGGAGTTGAGAAAATCACAGGCGATCGCGTTGCACCTCCGCCTGCTTTAAAAAAGAAAGACCAAGTTGCGATCGCAGATTTAGTGTTAGACGGCGATCGTCAAGTTCGGCGTGCCTTGCTCACCTCTGAAGATTCGAAAGATCAGACGGTTAAGCCGGGACTAGCAACACGAGTTGCTTTAAAATATCTAGAAGCTGAAGGCACCACATTAGACAGCTCAGATAAAAATCCACTCCAATACAAGCTTGGTCAAACCGTTTATCTTCCTCTAAAAGATCAAGAAGCAGGATACTCAGACGCAGATGTTGGCGGCTACCAGATTCTCCTCAATTGGCATGGCTCAGAAAAAGCATTCCACACAGTATCGATGCGAGATGTTCTCGCAGGACGCGTCCCCGCAGATTTGATGCGCGATCGTATGGTATTTATTGGTTCGATTGCCGCGAGCACCAACGACTTTTTTGGAACTCCCTTTAGTTCTTCGTGGTTCTCTGCTCAAGATCCAACCCCTGGCGTAGTCGTCCATGCCAACATTGCTTATCAACTGGTCAATAGTGTCAAGCAGAACAACATGCTGCATGGCTTGACGATCAAAAAATTCATTGCTTGGATTTTTGCCTGCTCTCTGTTTGGAACCATAGGAAGTTGGACGTTAGCAAGTTTACCTAGTCGCCAGCGCCTTCCGGGTGGAAAAATTCTGTGGGCAACGGTCGGGACAAGTGGTGCAATTGTCTCGGGAGCCTATTTCATTTTTCTAGGAGGAATGCTGATTCCAGTCACACCCGCGCTTGCTTCTTTCATTGCGAGTGTGGTTGCGACTGTAAATTCTCACAAACACCAAAAACTAGAAGAAGCGAATCGCGAATTAGAATCTGCGAACAATCAACTCATTGATTATTCCAAAACGCTAGAAACAAAAGTTGAGGAACGTACCCGCGAACTCTTAGAGGCAAAACAGGCAGCAGATTCTGCGAACCAAGCAAAAAGCGAATTTCTTGCCAACATGAGCCATGAGCTGCGGACACCGCTCAATGGAATTTTAGGCTATGCCCAAATCTTAGAGCGATCAGTCGCCCCTAAAGAGCAAGAAGGCATCAAAATTATTCATCAGTGCGGCTCCCACTTGCTGACGTTGATCAATGACATTCTAGATTTGTCAAAAATTGAAGCTCGTAAGCTAGAACTTGATTCGTCTAGCATTCATCTTGCGAGTTTTCTCAATGGGGTTGCTGAAATCTGCCGAATCCGGGCTGAGCAGAAAGGGATTGGATTTCAGGTCGAGATTGACGATTGCTTACCGATTGGCATTGTTGCTGATGAGAAGCGACTGCGACAGATTTTGATCAATCTACTCGGGAATGCAATCAAATTTACAGACCAAGGACAGGTCACCTTCCGCGCACTCTCGGCTCAAGAGTCTAGAATTCGATTTGAAATCGAAGATACAGGCGTAGGGATGTCTACCGAGCAAGTAGACAAAATTTTTCTCCCTTTTGAACAAGTCGGAGCCGTTGAGCGCAAATCTGAAGGAACAGGGCTAGGACTTGCCATTAGCCAGCGAATTGCAAACTTGATGGGAAGCGGAATTCAAGTGCAGAGTCGCTTAGGAGAAGGCAGTATTTTTTCGCTCGAAGTTGAATTCGCGATCGCATCCGAATGGAATCAATCTACCCAGAATCTAGCGCAAACCCAGACAGTCATTGGAATTCAAGGTCAACCCCCGGTTATTCTCGTTGTAGATGATGATCGGACTCAATGCAGTATGGTGGCAACACTACTACAAGAGATCGGATTTGAAGTCAAAGTCGCTTACACCGGAAGTGATGGCTGGTTAGCAATTGACGAAGATCATCCTGATCTCGTAATTACAGATTTAGCGATGCCTCTGCTAGATGGAATGGGATTGATTGAGCAACTGCGCTCTACTGCTGAAACAAGTGCAATTCCCATCATTGTTTCGAGTGCTAATGTCTTTGGCTCCAATCGTCAGCGTAGCCTTGATGCGGGTGCAAATGCCTTTCTTCCCAAACCTTTTGAAGTTGGAGAATTGCTCAATACACTACAAGCTCTCCTGAATCTGACCTGGATCTATCAAACTCAACCCACGGAATCGCCCGCTCAAGCCGCACCGGCCCAGGGTAAACTCGTTCTTCCAGCACAGAATGTCTTAGATGATATCTATCATCTTGCTATGATGGGCGATATTACTGCGATCGAGGGTATTCTGAGTACATTAATAGAGGAAGACCCTTGCTATACAACGTTTGTAGCCGAATTGAAGAAGCTTACTGCGACGTTTCAAGCTGGAAAAATCCGTCAGTTTATCAAGTCCTACACTAAGGCGGCACATTAA
- a CDS encoding CHAT domain-containing protein yields the protein MMSRSKHRRLLHLCLGVLSLSLAIAITPAQATLQPTPAPIVAAQPATLLDQGRTLYQSGRFAEAVSVWQTAAQQSQAKGDRSNAALSLSYLSLAQQELGQWAEATQSIEQSLSHLKATKPQADAILWAQVLNTQASLLLHTGKAEAALETWKQAQTYYTQAGDTIGSLGSQINQSQALQSLGYYRRAKQQLNEINQQLAKLPDSQVKVSGLRTLGATLQMIGDSTESRKVLEQSLAIAKAKNLKSEISAILAGLGKAATDLNDPDAALAYLEQSEQAAVSPIEKLQARLDRFKLLIDYGLLDQAAPIAPQLLSQLEQLPPNRTSMYGAINFAASLNQLENSEKLLSLNTLSSLLEKTVQSAKSLQDSQAEAYALNQWGKLYGRTEQWAEAETVTQQSLEIARQLQADEIIAQSAWQMGRLKIEQGKTKQAISPYTEAVKSLRAIRGDLAAINPDVQFSFRESVEPVYREFVALLLEGQPGQAELTQARELIESLQVAELDNFFREACLDKTQQIDQVDTTATVVYPIILPDRLAVISSTAGKPLQYHITPISQAEVEETLDQLLAALNPVSNLQARDRVSQQVYDWLIRPIESELKQTKTLVFVLDGKLRNIPMSALYDGKQYLIEKYAVTLSPGLQLMAARSLQQTNIGAIVAGISESRSGFSALPAVETEVKKIAQTVPSSKLLNAQFTGNALSTQLKDSKANVVHLATHGQFSSRLEDTFLLTWDGVVNIKELSELLQSRDASKAIDLLVLSACDTASGDDRAVLGLAGLAVKSGARSTLATLWPVKDKAAATLMTQFYQELGQSRSTKAEALRQAQLHLIRKTDFKDPFFWSGFVMVGNWQ from the coding sequence ATGATGTCCCGATCAAAACACCGTCGGTTGCTCCATCTTTGCCTCGGCGTTCTCAGCTTGTCTTTAGCGATCGCCATCACGCCTGCTCAAGCAACCCTCCAACCAACTCCTGCCCCGATTGTTGCTGCACAACCCGCGACTCTCTTAGATCAAGGACGTACCCTCTATCAGTCTGGGCGATTTGCAGAAGCAGTTTCCGTATGGCAAACTGCCGCACAACAATCTCAGGCAAAAGGAGATCGTTCCAATGCTGCCCTTAGCCTCAGCTACTTATCTTTGGCACAGCAAGAATTGGGTCAATGGGCTGAAGCGACTCAATCGATCGAGCAAAGCCTCTCCCATCTCAAAGCGACGAAACCCCAAGCAGATGCCATTCTCTGGGCACAGGTTCTCAATACTCAAGCTAGTTTACTCCTCCATACAGGCAAAGCAGAAGCAGCCCTAGAAACCTGGAAACAAGCTCAGACTTATTACACTCAAGCGGGAGACACAATCGGTAGCCTAGGCAGTCAAATTAACCAATCTCAAGCCCTACAAAGCTTAGGCTACTATCGCCGTGCCAAGCAGCAATTAAACGAAATCAACCAGCAATTAGCTAAACTGCCGGACTCTCAAGTCAAAGTTAGCGGATTGAGAACACTCGGCGCGACTCTGCAAATGATTGGAGATTCGACGGAAAGCCGTAAAGTTTTAGAACAAAGTCTAGCGATCGCCAAAGCCAAAAATCTTAAATCCGAAATCAGCGCAATTCTAGCAGGACTTGGAAAAGCGGCAACCGACTTAAACGATCCAGATGCTGCTCTAGCATACCTTGAACAATCCGAACAAGCGGCCGTTAGCCCAATTGAGAAACTGCAAGCTCGTCTCGATCGCTTCAAACTTCTGATTGATTACGGGTTACTCGACCAAGCCGCTCCAATTGCACCCCAGCTATTATCCCAGCTTGAGCAACTCCCCCCAAACCGTACTTCTATGTATGGCGCAATTAATTTTGCCGCCTCGCTCAATCAGCTTGAAAACAGCGAAAAACTATTATCGCTCAACACGCTCTCAAGCCTACTTGAGAAAACAGTTCAGTCTGCCAAGAGCTTGCAAGACTCCCAAGCCGAAGCTTATGCCCTCAACCAATGGGGCAAGCTCTACGGGCGCACGGAGCAATGGGCAGAAGCCGAAACCGTTACGCAGCAATCTCTCGAAATCGCTCGTCAACTTCAAGCCGATGAGATCATTGCTCAATCTGCTTGGCAAATGGGACGGTTGAAAATCGAACAAGGCAAAACTAAGCAAGCGATCTCACCTTACACCGAAGCAGTGAAATCTCTGCGTGCCATCCGAGGCGACCTTGCAGCCATCAATCCTGATGTCCAATTCTCCTTCCGAGAAAGCGTCGAACCGGTCTACCGTGAATTCGTGGCCCTCTTACTCGAAGGTCAACCGGGTCAAGCAGAACTCACCCAAGCTCGCGAACTCATCGAATCTCTACAAGTTGCAGAACTCGACAACTTCTTCCGTGAAGCTTGTCTCGATAAAACCCAACAAATTGACCAGGTTGACACGACTGCAACTGTTGTCTATCCGATTATCTTGCCCGATCGCTTAGCCGTGATTTCTTCCACCGCAGGCAAACCTCTGCAATATCACATCACCCCAATATCGCAAGCCGAAGTCGAAGAAACGCTCGATCAACTGCTGGCTGCACTCAACCCAGTTTCCAACCTTCAAGCTCGCGATCGCGTCTCTCAACAAGTCTACGACTGGCTGATTCGTCCAATCGAGTCCGAATTAAAACAGACAAAAACACTGGTGTTTGTTCTAGACGGTAAACTGCGAAATATTCCCATGTCAGCCCTTTACGATGGCAAGCAATACCTCATCGAGAAGTATGCTGTCACCCTATCTCCTGGGCTTCAGTTAATGGCAGCACGTTCCCTCCAGCAAACCAACATTGGCGCAATCGTTGCTGGTATCAGTGAGTCTCGTTCGGGCTTTTCTGCCCTCCCTGCTGTAGAAACTGAAGTTAAAAAAATCGCGCAAACCGTTCCTTCTTCCAAACTGCTTAACGCACAATTTACAGGCAATGCATTATCGACTCAATTAAAAGACAGTAAAGCGAATGTTGTGCATCTTGCCACACATGGACAGTTTAGCTCTCGCCTCGAAGATACTTTCCTGCTGACCTGGGATGGAGTTGTCAACATCAAAGAACTCTCCGAACTCCTACAAAGCCGGGACGCTTCAAAAGCGATCGATCTACTCGTGCTCAGCGCTTGTGATACCGCAAGTGGTGACGATCGCGCTGTTCTTGGACTGGCAGGACTAGCAGTAAAATCAGGAGCACGGTCTACCCTCGCAACGCTTTGGCCTGTAAAAGATAAAGCAGCCGCAACACTCATGACGCAGTTTTATCAAGAACTCGGTCAATCGAGAAGCACCAAAGCAGAAGCTCTACGCCAAGCACAACTCCATTTGATACGCAAAACGGACTTTAAAGATCCCTTTTTCTGGAGTGGATTTGTCATGGTTGGAAATTGGCAGTAA
- the lepB gene encoding signal peptidase I produces MNRVDNPAPNNKVRQKDENPWLEGLKTIGLSAVLAIGIRQFVAEARYIPSGSMLPTLQINDRLIIDKISYRFNNPQRGDIVVFAPTPALEKQNFHDAFIKRVIGLPGDKVQVKGNRVYVNDQPLRENYIGKDEAPQYEWGPQVIPPDSYLVLGDNRNNSYDSHYWGFVPRDKIIGRAVVRFWPPNRAGEITPEPQY; encoded by the coding sequence ATGAATCGAGTGGATAACCCGGCTCCTAACAACAAAGTGCGTCAGAAAGACGAAAATCCCTGGCTAGAGGGACTCAAAACGATCGGTTTAAGTGCCGTTCTAGCGATCGGGATTCGGCAGTTTGTTGCGGAAGCCCGTTATATTCCATCTGGGTCGATGTTGCCGACGCTGCAAATTAACGATCGTTTGATCATTGATAAAATCAGCTATCGCTTCAATAACCCTCAACGCGGCGATATTGTAGTTTTCGCTCCGACTCCTGCTCTAGAGAAACAAAATTTTCACGATGCGTTTATTAAGCGTGTGATTGGGTTGCCGGGGGATAAGGTGCAGGTCAAGGGCAATCGAGTTTATGTGAATGACCAGCCGTTGCGCGAAAATTATATTGGAAAAGATGAAGCGCCCCAGTATGAATGGGGACCGCAAGTGATTCCGCCTGATTCTTATTTGGTGCTGGGCGACAATCGCAATAATAGCTATGACAGTCACTACTGGGGATTTGTCCCACGCGACAAGATTATTGGACGGGCAGTGGTGAGATTCTGGCCTCCGAATCGGGCAGGTGAGATTACGCCAGAGCCTCAGTATTAA
- a CDS encoding dihydroorotase, with product MFVLLQQVRSLDPVANVDRITDVLIEDGIIRAFAPSEIPPDTQIQPCAGKILAPGLIDLYSHSGEPGFEERETLTSIEQAAIAGGFTQLNLLPDTHPAIDNPASVTQIRTKFPKVNCWGALTLGTEGQQLTELAELAAAGIIGFTDGKALPNLTLIRRALEYLHPIQKPVALWACDPGLAGKGVIRQGANSMRFGLPGVPTMAESAPLSALLECVAEIGTPVHLMRISTARGVELIRDAKSRGVPVTASTTWLHLLLDTDAVGTYDPNLRLDPPLGNKHDRDALIQAVQDGIIDAIAVDHSPYTYEEKTVAFGEAPPGVIGLELALPLLWSNLVESGRWSALTLWQSLTTRSAQCLNQSFQSKDLILFAPNEKWTVDHSNLRSLSTNTSWLNHSITGRVLEIFNTEALA from the coding sequence ATGTTTGTTCTGCTCCAGCAAGTTCGATCGCTTGATCCGGTTGCAAATGTCGATCGCATCACCGACGTTTTAATTGAAGACGGGATTATCCGCGCATTCGCACCCTCTGAAATTCCCCCAGACACGCAAATTCAACCCTGCGCTGGCAAAATTCTCGCCCCCGGACTCATCGATCTCTACAGTCACAGCGGTGAACCCGGATTTGAAGAACGCGAAACGCTCACCTCGATCGAACAAGCCGCGATCGCCGGAGGCTTCACTCAACTCAATCTCCTCCCCGATACCCATCCCGCGATCGACAATCCCGCAAGCGTCACCCAAATTCGCACCAAATTCCCCAAAGTCAACTGCTGGGGCGCACTCACGCTCGGAACAGAAGGTCAACAACTGACCGAACTCGCAGAATTAGCCGCAGCCGGAATTATTGGATTCACCGACGGAAAAGCACTTCCCAATTTAACGCTGATTCGTCGCGCTCTAGAATATCTCCACCCCATTCAAAAACCCGTCGCACTCTGGGCTTGTGATCCAGGACTAGCCGGGAAAGGCGTAATCCGACAAGGCGCAAACTCAATGCGATTCGGTCTGCCTGGAGTCCCGACAATGGCAGAATCAGCCCCCTTGTCCGCCCTACTCGAATGCGTCGCAGAAATTGGCACACCCGTTCATCTCATGCGAATTTCAACAGCACGAGGAGTCGAACTGATTCGCGATGCCAAATCACGAGGCGTACCCGTCACAGCCAGCACCACTTGGCTCCACTTACTCTTAGATACAGATGCCGTCGGAACCTATGATCCCAATCTGAGACTCGACCCACCCTTAGGCAACAAGCACGATCGAGACGCTTTAATCCAAGCCGTTCAAGATGGCATTATCGACGCGATCGCAGTCGATCACAGCCCCTACACCTACGAAGAAAAAACCGTCGCATTTGGCGAAGCCCCTCCAGGAGTGATCGGCTTAGAACTCGCTCTACCCCTACTCTGGTCAAATTTAGTCGAATCCGGTCGCTGGTCTGCCCTAACGCTCTGGCAAAGCTTAACCACACGCTCAGCCCAGTGCCTCAATCAATCTTTTCAGTCCAAAGATTTGATCTTGTTCGCTCCCAATGAAAAATGGACAGTCGATCACTCAAATCTACGATCGCTGTCCACAAATACCTCTTGGCTCAACCACTCAATTACAGGTCGAGTCCTAGAAATCTTTAATACTGAGGCTCTGGCGTAA
- a CDS encoding DUF928 domain-containing protein, with protein MKKQAIASTMGIVALIASSAWTPVQAFPFSPPPGNGSPSQATGGASRGSIFTNRQNRTVRQATGGASRGSIFQPGANRRVRAAVGGASRGFFQPSRTNRTARVTAGGASRLGRQELDPSLVASSGPAAMLALTPQNYYGTTISERPTILVYLPATDAEEAVFSLKDEAGATIYETTIAVNQEAGIRAISLPESIPALEVGKDYQWFLALKIDNKLNPSAPYVDGWIQRVEMSAEMASSLKQADALQKAKILGQNGHWYDCVATLAMLRASHPTDEVLTNHWSELLSSVELGSITQAPMLVSLN; from the coding sequence ATGAAAAAACAAGCAATTGCTAGCACGATGGGCATTGTCGCCCTGATTGCTAGTAGCGCCTGGACTCCAGTTCAAGCATTTCCGTTCTCTCCTCCTCCTGGCAATGGCTCTCCCAGCCAAGCGACAGGCGGAGCTTCTCGTGGCAGCATATTTACGAATCGGCAAAACCGCACTGTCCGTCAAGCGACAGGCGGAGCTTCTCGTGGCAGCATTTTCCAACCCGGTGCAAACCGTCGTGTTCGTGCAGCCGTGGGTGGAGCTTCGCGTGGATTCTTCCAACCTTCGCGGACTAATCGTACAGCTCGCGTAACTGCGGGTGGCGCTTCTCGTCTTGGTAGACAGGAGTTAGATCCCTCACTCGTGGCTTCATCGGGTCCGGCCGCAATGTTGGCTCTTACGCCGCAAAACTACTACGGCACGACGATCTCTGAACGCCCAACGATCTTGGTCTATCTCCCTGCAACCGATGCTGAAGAAGCAGTTTTTAGCCTGAAAGATGAAGCAGGAGCCACGATCTATGAAACAACGATTGCGGTCAATCAAGAAGCGGGCATTCGCGCCATTTCCCTCCCTGAGTCTATACCTGCTTTAGAGGTGGGTAAAGACTACCAGTGGTTTCTAGCACTCAAGATCGATAACAAGTTAAACCCCAGTGCTCCCTATGTGGATGGCTGGATTCAACGAGTTGAGATGAGCGCAGAAATGGCATCAAGTCTCAAACAAGCCGATGCGCTTCAGAAAGCAAAAATTCTGGGACAGAATGGACATTGGTATGACTGTGTTGCAACTCTGGCAATGTTGCGGGCAAGTCACCCCACAGATGAAGTTCTGACCAACCATTGGAGCGAACTCCTCTCATCTGTCGAACTCGGTTCGATTACACAAGCACCAATGCTCGTTTCTCTTAACTAA
- a CDS encoding AMIN domain-containing protein produces the protein MLKKALTFSELISAIVLLTSVSAIAAPLENLRFDPDINQLEVTLAAGIKPTYSLLSKPDRIVLDLPNTQVGQISPQQTFMGAVRQVRVFQFQPDTTRIVLELAPNQTLATQQVQLQQAPSSDKIWILRPTLAARTPSPQTQAVFNSLRPIQTAPLPKTTPIQPAEPKVAQTSATPANDFGLPPAPPAINPDLPPVTPPPATNSAPPAATVPDLPPAQSTPLPPAAGSGNAPTGSSLLFPDAPITPRAVPQSPGLQLPEVNPSLAIPDSFPPINAPTNLPSTPPTVTVPQLDRRSPDPSSIVEPRSTSAPVEDTPVPVRQRTIQFGQPLPTLINQQPPSTPQQISRFANGSSESLLPVGTKLSLFYPGNEPLKLQGNQSRQDVLILQNEIRDRAGRLLVAPGSAVMGKFETDRNGSRFVTIQGQNLAFIGKSDTISGNPQVQDHRLIQNSGLGAIAGAVLGGFSGGNVIGGAALGAGVTYLTASRPATIQPRQLIQIQLTQDFNLFSR, from the coding sequence ATGCTGAAGAAAGCCCTCACATTCTCCGAATTGATTAGCGCGATCGTTCTCCTCACCAGCGTATCCGCGATCGCAGCCCCGCTTGAAAACTTGCGGTTCGACCCCGACATCAATCAACTCGAAGTTACCCTTGCAGCAGGCATCAAACCGACCTATTCTCTTCTCTCAAAACCCGATCGCATCGTCCTTGATTTACCCAACACCCAGGTAGGTCAGATTTCTCCCCAACAGACTTTTATGGGCGCAGTTCGGCAAGTTCGCGTCTTCCAATTCCAGCCAGATACCACCCGGATTGTCCTCGAACTTGCGCCCAATCAAACCTTGGCAACCCAACAAGTCCAACTTCAACAAGCCCCAAGCTCAGACAAAATCTGGATACTCCGCCCTACTCTAGCGGCTCGCACTCCTTCCCCCCAAACCCAAGCCGTTTTCAACTCCCTGCGTCCCATCCAGACCGCTCCCCTTCCCAAAACAACTCCAATCCAACCCGCAGAACCAAAAGTCGCCCAAACTTCAGCCACTCCCGCAAACGATTTTGGACTACCGCCTGCTCCCCCCGCCATCAACCCCGACCTCCCGCCTGTAACCCCTCCCCCTGCAACTAATTCTGCGCCTCCTGCTGCGACTGTCCCTGATCTACCGCCTGCTCAATCTACTCCCCTCCCCCCCGCTGCCGGATCAGGCAATGCTCCCACCGGAAGTAGTCTTCTTTTTCCAGATGCGCCGATTACTCCTCGCGCTGTCCCTCAATCGCCTGGCTTACAACTTCCAGAAGTCAATCCCAGCTTGGCAATTCCAGATTCGTTTCCGCCCATTAATGCTCCCACAAATTTACCGAGTACACCGCCGACCGTGACCGTTCCCCAACTCGATCGCCGCTCGCCCGATCCCTCTTCGATCGTGGAACCTCGATCGACCTCTGCTCCCGTCGAAGATACTCCTGTTCCCGTCCGCCAGAGAACCATCCAATTCGGTCAACCCTTACCCACCCTCATCAATCAGCAACCCCCATCCACCCCGCAGCAAATCAGTCGTTTTGCCAACGGATCTTCTGAAAGTCTCCTTCCTGTTGGCACAAAGCTTAGCCTGTTTTATCCCGGCAACGAGCCACTCAAACTTCAGGGCAATCAATCTCGACAAGATGTATTGATTTTGCAAAACGAAATCCGCGATCGCGCAGGGCGCTTACTCGTTGCGCCTGGGAGTGCAGTCATGGGAAAGTTTGAAACCGATCGAAACGGAAGTCGATTTGTCACCATCCAAGGTCAAAATCTCGCCTTCATTGGCAAATCAGACACGATCAGCGGCAATCCTCAAGTTCAAGACCATCGCTTAATTCAAAACTCTGGACTCGGCGCGATCGCGGGAGCCGTCCTCGGTGGTTTCTCGGGCGGAAACGTGATTGGCGGAGCCGCGCTTGGAGCAGGCGTAACTTATCTCACAGCTTCTAGACCCGCTACAATTCAGCCCAGACAATTAATTCAGATTCAATTAACTCAGGACTTCAACCTCTTCTCCAGATAA